The following proteins come from a genomic window of Candidatus Omnitrophota bacterium:
- a CDS encoding MoxR family ATPase, with the protein MAQVEIKNLIDNIGKVIIGKDETVKLLLVGLLTNGHILIEDVPGTGKTMLALALAKSIQADFKRIQFTPDLLPSDVTGGFIYNSKTGEFDFHQGPVFTNILLADEINRTTPRTQSALLECMQEAKITLEGKTFSLPKPFMVVATQNPIEYQGTYPLPEAQIDRFLMLVRMGYLSPEDEVKVISGQQRQHPIESLSAVMETSRLVALQEEVKKIEVSIHLLQYITRLVSATRKNDSIKLGASPRASIALMKAAAAWALLEGRNYAIPEDVVFLLPHILTHRLILHPKVSIAGKNTQDIIKELVHSVAIP; encoded by the coding sequence ATGGCCCAAGTAGAAATTAAGAATTTGATAGACAATATCGGCAAGGTTATTATCGGCAAGGATGAAACAGTAAAGTTGTTGTTGGTGGGGCTTTTGACAAATGGGCATATCTTAATAGAAGATGTCCCCGGGACGGGTAAAACCATGCTTGCCCTGGCCTTGGCAAAGTCCATACAGGCGGATTTTAAACGCATTCAGTTTACTCCGGATTTGCTTCCATCAGATGTTACAGGGGGTTTTATTTATAATTCAAAGACAGGGGAATTTGATTTCCATCAAGGCCCGGTATTTACTAATATACTTTTGGCGGATGAAATAAACCGTACTACTCCCCGGACGCAGTCAGCCCTTTTGGAGTGTATGCAGGAAGCAAAGATTACTTTAGAGGGGAAAACCTTTAGCCTGCCTAAGCCGTTTATGGTTGTGGCTACCCAGAACCCCATTGAGTATCAAGGCACATATCCGTTGCCCGAAGCGCAGATAGACAGGTTTTTGATGTTGGTGCGCATGGGTTATCTTTCTCCTGAAGATGAAGTTAAGGTAATCTCCGGGCAGCAAAGACAGCACCCCATAGAATCTTTAAGCGCGGTAATGGAGACGTCAAGGCTTGTTGCTTTGCAGGAAGAGGTCAAGAAAATAGAGGTTTCTATCCATCTGTTGCAATACATTACCCGGCTTGTTTCTGCTACCCGCAAAAACGATTCTATAAAACTTGGGGCCAGCCCCCGCGCATCCATCGCGCTTATGAAAGCCGCTGCCGCCTGGGCTCTTTTAGAGGGGAGAAATTACGCTATACCCGAAGACGTGGTATTCTTGCTGCCCCATATTTTAACGCATAGGCTGATCCTGCATCCCAAGGTTTCTATTGCCGGGAAAAATACCCAAGATATCATCAAGGAATTAGTGCATTCCGTAGCCATCCCTTAA
- a CDS encoding DUF58 domain-containing protein produces MARLFIKKWIFIGVLILAMPIIALKTGIAFFYFSSWFLLFFILGNIFWVVFSFVLLDVQIKRQFFPTAVEGETIEVQVSIKNKSLLGAYNILFQDNCPCGRHGQAEKNMPVWHIPAQSWFYVKYNLYCLRRGKYTLGPFHAYVLDPFGIFYLTVHLPVYDDLYVYPRIFRIEKFPELAKGNAPWFGIQTTRSIGEDDEFFGLREYRAGDSLRRVHWMSTARMNQVIVKQFQRQGFCRATIMFSLLHKYDLSSGEKRLSDYIVSLAASITKYLLDQGVSVELVAHTGSYARIDFNKGNEHMQEILKFLSVAQADSQTSVVELFEGHRRFLQHDSTVIIIMPDAEWEILSAAVPLDKRDFSFIPLVLLSASFLSNLSTERVIKDSQIKLLNSTTFSPVVLPCNQYFEEAFLR; encoded by the coding sequence ATGGCGCGCCTATTTATTAAGAAGTGGATTTTTATAGGGGTTTTAATTCTGGCCATGCCGATAATCGCTCTTAAAACCGGCATAGCCTTTTTTTATTTTTCTTCGTGGTTTCTTTTGTTTTTTATCCTGGGCAATATCTTCTGGGTAGTTTTTTCTTTTGTCTTGCTGGATGTCCAGATAAAACGGCAATTTTTTCCTACCGCGGTAGAAGGCGAAACCATAGAAGTGCAAGTATCTATAAAGAATAAAAGTCTTCTGGGGGCCTATAATATTTTATTTCAAGATAACTGTCCGTGCGGGCGTCATGGCCAGGCAGAAAAAAATATGCCTGTTTGGCATATCCCCGCGCAGTCGTGGTTCTATGTAAAATACAATCTTTATTGCCTGCGCAGGGGTAAATATACGCTTGGCCCTTTTCATGCGTATGTGCTTGATCCTTTTGGGATCTTTTATTTGACTGTGCATCTGCCTGTTTACGACGATTTATATGTTTATCCGCGCATTTTCCGGATTGAGAAATTCCCCGAGCTTGCCAAAGGAAATGCCCCTTGGTTTGGCATTCAGACCACTCGCTCCATCGGCGAAGACGATGAATTTTTTGGGTTAAGAGAATACCGTGCCGGTGATTCCCTGCGTAGGGTGCATTGGATGTCTACCGCGAGGATGAATCAGGTTATTGTCAAACAGTTCCAGCGCCAGGGGTTTTGCCGGGCTACGATTATGTTCAGCCTTTTGCATAAGTATGACCTTTCTTCGGGGGAAAAAAGGCTTTCAGACTATATAGTCAGCTTAGCCGCTTCTATAACAAAGTATTTACTGGATCAGGGCGTCTCTGTTGAGCTTGTGGCGCATACCGGTTCATATGCGCGCATAGATTTCAATAAAGGAAATGAGCATATGCAGGAGATCTTAAAGTTTTTGTCAGTTGCTCAGGCAGACAGCCAAACAAGCGTTGTTGAGCTTTTTGAAGGGCATCGGCGTTTTTTACAGCATGATTCCACGGTGATCATTATTATGCCGGATGCCGAATGGGAGATCCTAAGCGCTGCTGTGCCGCTTGATAAAAGGGATTTTTCTTTTATACCCTTAGTCCTTTTATCCGCCTCTTTCTTAAGTAATTTGTCCACAGAGCGCGTTATCAAAGATTCACAAATAAAATTATTAAACAGCACCACGTTTTCTCCGGTTGTTTTGCCCTGCAACCAATATTTTGAGGAGGCGTTTTTGCGCTAG
- a CDS encoding undecaprenyl/decaprenyl-phosphate alpha-N-acetylglucosaminyl 1-phosphate transferase: MLLGVCIFASGLLFTLSLTLFLSRLASRGSSLRASDGVLASGGIAIAAGFFATAEAYLVLGNSYPKMQFLIMASLAMFIFGLLDDVHEFSVGLKFLSQIIACSIAVAGGIKTEIVYIGPWVNIIITYIWVLGITNAFNHLDVLDGVTAGTTVFISAGFLVISLFTGQPIVTVIAASLLACASGFFIFNFPPARIYMGNSGSHFLGFVLSLTALMIDYAPMQRKIALISPLLLLGLPIFDSAFLIWVRLKQGRSIVKKSGDHFCLRLLQKIPSKKKTLFLMLGLALFFVSCGVITSRFSNLAGLLVIILCLGVSIPIMWLMAKVKVDA; this comes from the coding sequence ATGCTTTTAGGGGTGTGTATTTTCGCTTCAGGGTTATTATTCACCTTAAGCCTTACCTTATTCCTGAGCAGGCTTGCTTCTAGGGGCTCTTCATTGCGCGCCTCCGATGGCGTTTTAGCATCAGGCGGTATAGCTATTGCCGCAGGGTTTTTTGCCACGGCAGAAGCGTATCTTGTATTAGGTAATTCCTATCCCAAGATGCAATTTCTGATCATGGCTTCGTTAGCTATGTTTATTTTTGGCTTGCTTGACGATGTCCATGAATTTTCAGTGGGTTTAAAATTCTTGTCGCAAATTATCGCCTGCTCTATTGCCGTAGCGGGAGGAATAAAAACAGAGATTGTTTATATCGGGCCATGGGTTAATATAATTATTACCTATATATGGGTGCTGGGGATTACCAATGCATTTAATCACCTTGATGTGTTGGACGGGGTAACAGCCGGGACAACTGTTTTTATAAGCGCAGGATTTTTAGTTATTTCCTTGTTTACCGGCCAGCCCATTGTGACAGTGATTGCGGCTTCGCTTTTGGCCTGCGCCTCGGGATTCTTTATTTTTAATTTTCCTCCCGCGCGCATATATATGGGCAATTCCGGAAGCCATTTTTTAGGGTTTGTTTTATCTCTAACCGCGCTTATGATTGATTACGCCCCCATGCAGCGCAAGATCGCCCTTATAAGCCCGCTTTTACTTTTGGGCCTGCCGATTTTTGACAGCGCGTTTTTGATCTGGGTTAGGTTAAAACAGGGCAGGTCTATTGTGAAAAAAAGCGGTGATCATTTTTGCCTGCGCCTTTTGCAGAAAATCCCGTCCAAGAAAAAAACCTTATTTCTGATGCTGGGTTTAGCTTTGTTTTTTGTTTCCTGCGGGGTAATCACCAGCCGTTTCTCAAATTTGGCCGGATTATTAGTGATTATTTTGTGTTTGGGCGTAAGTATCCCCATAATGTGGTTGATGGCAAAAGTCAAAGTTGATGCGTAA
- a CDS encoding FAD-dependent oxidoreductase, protein MRKKKIIILGAGIAGLSAAWHLKQKGAHFLSFEKEPQVGGLCRSKHVDGFTFDYDGHLMHFRTDYAFNLVQQLLGSNLAMHKRNSFIYAFAGYTRYPFQANLYGLPEQVVKECLLDRVSVDVQKKNSHRNFLDWIRHNFGNGIARYFMIPYNLKFWTLSPDKLTCSWLQSFIPVPSLKQVLEGTITDSDTRLGYNASFWYPKKGGIEKLPFAFSRQLVNIYCNRQAREIDLKRKEVVFSSGEKENYDVLITTIAMPGLKNLIQIAPPAVNKALSKLKWNSVYNLNLGIKRKNAADKHWVYFPEKEFSFFRVGFAHNFSDFLAPEGKGIIYTETSYSPWRPLDRKSINKKIIGDLVKAGILESKNDVVAWDVNDIKCAYPIYDENYKPARNTIMKFLNKNDIFPCGRYGSWRYMSMEDSILDGKEVSEKVLA, encoded by the coding sequence ATGCGTAAGAAAAAAATTATTATTTTAGGCGCAGGAATAGCTGGTTTAAGCGCGGCGTGGCACTTAAAACAAAAGGGGGCGCATTTTTTATCCTTTGAAAAAGAGCCGCAGGTAGGAGGGTTGTGCCGCTCTAAGCATGTGGATGGTTTTACTTTTGATTACGATGGGCACTTGATGCATTTTAGGACTGATTATGCGTTTAATTTGGTGCAGCAGCTTTTAGGAAGCAACCTTGCCATGCATAAGAGAAATTCCTTTATATATGCTTTCGCAGGTTATACGCGTTATCCTTTTCAGGCGAATTTATATGGCCTTCCGGAACAAGTGGTAAAAGAGTGTTTACTGGACAGGGTCTCTGTGGATGTGCAGAAAAAAAACAGCCATAGAAACTTTCTGGATTGGATACGCCATAATTTTGGCAACGGGATAGCGCGCTATTTTATGATTCCGTACAATCTTAAATTTTGGACCCTTTCTCCGGATAAGCTTACCTGTTCGTGGCTTCAGAGCTTTATTCCGGTTCCTTCGTTAAAACAGGTCCTGGAGGGGACGATTACCGACAGCGACACGCGTTTAGGCTATAACGCTTCTTTCTGGTATCCCAAGAAAGGCGGGATCGAAAAGCTGCCCTTTGCCTTTAGCCGGCAATTAGTGAATATTTATTGTAACCGTCAGGCTCGGGAAATTGATCTTAAAAGAAAGGAAGTTGTGTTTTCTTCAGGAGAAAAAGAAAACTACGATGTTTTAATTACCACGATAGCAATGCCGGGTTTAAAAAACCTCATCCAGATCGCTCCGCCTGCTGTGAATAAGGCGCTTTCAAAACTAAAATGGAATTCAGTCTATAACCTCAATTTGGGCATAAAAAGAAAGAATGCCGCGGATAAGCATTGGGTGTATTTCCCGGAAAAGGAATTTAGTTTTTTTCGTGTCGGCTTTGCGCATAATTTTTCCGATTTTCTCGCTCCAGAAGGAAAGGGAATAATTTATACTGAAACTTCTTATTCGCCATGGAGGCCGCTGGACAGGAAGAGTATAAATAAAAAAATCATCGGTGACCTGGTCAAAGCGGGAATACTAGAGAGCAAGAATGATGTTGTGGCCTGGGACGTAAACGATATAAAATGCGCCTATCCGATATATGACGAAAATTATAAGCCTGCGCGTAACACCATTATGAAGTTTCTGAATAAGAATGATATTTTCCCCTGCGGCAGGTACGGCTCATGGAGGTATATGTCTATGGAGGATAGCATATTGGATGGAAAGGAAGTTTCCGAGAAGGTTTTAGCTTAG
- a CDS encoding O-antigen ligase family protein has translation MAYPLENTVYTCLCIIFLLFWVLKNIKDVKIPGFTLWMVGAFVLLPYLLMLALPNPDLGLERILQYAASGLIFICAGFLKDKQRQKLIYCVVFSGIIIAILAIYQYFFGFSHTQEYMAGKNIINHFASDSLGTRRVFLPFVTANILGAYLAMVILIAAGLKKRAYLCLILFFALLLTGSISALVSICAGLALFFVLTAKMNKKWLLYLGAIAISIAAVFLFRMLYLKQHFSPGFSAQMRLEYWEQTWQIIQRSPAFGIGSGNFNLAHSRFAHQSYLQLWAESGILSLTAFLCLVFSVFFYGAKRIKTHNPQASALMGAYLVFLIDNLFSFSFFLPEISWIWWAVGGAILSLS, from the coding sequence ATGGCTTATCCACTTGAAAATACAGTTTATACTTGCCTGTGCATCATATTTCTTCTGTTTTGGGTATTGAAAAATATAAAAGATGTAAAAATACCGGGATTTACCCTCTGGATGGTGGGAGCGTTTGTTTTGTTGCCCTATCTATTAATGTTGGCTTTGCCTAATCCGGATCTGGGATTAGAAAGGATACTGCAATATGCCGCATCAGGGCTTATTTTTATTTGCGCCGGCTTCTTAAAAGATAAGCAACGCCAGAAATTAATCTACTGCGTGGTCTTCTCGGGGATAATAATAGCAATACTTGCTATTTACCAATATTTCTTCGGCTTCTCTCACACGCAAGAATACATGGCGGGGAAAAATATTATAAACCATTTTGCTTCGGATTCTTTAGGCACAAGACGCGTATTCTTGCCCTTTGTAACCGCTAATATCCTTGGCGCGTATTTGGCCATGGTTATTCTTATAGCGGCAGGCTTAAAAAAAAGAGCGTATTTGTGCTTGATATTATTCTTCGCTTTGCTTCTTACCGGTTCCATCAGCGCGCTTGTCAGCATATGCGCGGGCCTGGCATTATTTTTTGTTTTAACCGCGAAGATGAACAAAAAATGGCTGCTGTATCTGGGGGCAATCGCCATATCTATTGCCGCGGTATTTTTATTCAGAATGCTTTACCTAAAGCAACATTTTTCTCCCGGGTTTTCTGCCCAGATGCGCCTGGAATACTGGGAACAAACCTGGCAGATAATCCAAAGAAGCCCGGCATTTGGCATAGGAAGCGGTAATTTTAACCTGGCCCACTCACGCTTCGCGCATCAATCATATTTGCAGTTATGGGCGGAATCTGGAATATTAAGCCTGACTGCCTTTCTGTGCCTGGTTTTTTCTGTTTTTTTCTATGGCGCCAAAAGAATAAAAACCCATAATCCCCAAGCATCCGCCTTAATGGGGGCGTATCTGGTTTTTCTAATAGACAATTTATTCAGCTTCAGTTTTTTTCTTCCAGAAATATCCTGGATCTGGTGGGCGGTAGGCGGGGCGATTTTAAGCCTAAGCTAA
- a CDS encoding glycosyltransferase yields the protein MDKSNELVSVIIVASGISRYLFDCLVSVHAQSHSHLQVIVIDNSLNSFLSGKIKRAAPSAHLHICQVSTSYCDSLNIGIEKSSAEYILCLNDDVILENNFLEEALKGFLSGVGMVSGKILRMDKKTIDTTGLFLSCFRTPRERGYSQKDRRKFQDPGFCFGVNGAVALYKKEMLDKIKEENYFDSSFGFFYEDLDIAWRAQRKGWKGFYAPLAVAYHARGATLRKEAVSGKIFARASISDSLLADLIKNRYLAIIKNESLLGFLWHLPEILIYDCAAWSYCLLFRPGAAVIFLSRLKIIQYALKKRLAKK from the coding sequence ATGGATAAGTCAAACGAATTAGTAAGCGTTATTATTGTGGCCTCCGGCATTTCAAGGTATTTGTTTGACTGCCTTGTTTCAGTGCATGCTCAAAGCCACTCTCATCTGCAGGTCATAGTTATTGATAACAGCCTGAACAGTTTCTTATCAGGCAAGATTAAACGGGCCGCCCCCTCGGCCCATTTGCACATTTGCCAAGTTTCAACTTCTTATTGTGACTCTTTAAACATCGGCATAGAAAAAAGTAGCGCAGAGTATATACTCTGCTTGAATGATGATGTTATCCTTGAAAATAACTTTTTGGAAGAGGCGCTTAAAGGATTCTTATCTGGAGTGGGCATGGTAAGCGGCAAGATCTTGCGCATGGATAAGAAAACCATAGACACCACCGGCCTTTTTTTAAGCTGTTTCAGGACCCCACGCGAGCGGGGGTATTCTCAAAAAGACCGCAGGAAATTCCAGGATCCCGGTTTTTGTTTTGGCGTAAACGGGGCAGTTGCTTTATATAAAAAAGAGATGCTTGATAAAATTAAAGAGGAAAATTATTTTGATTCAAGTTTTGGCTTCTTTTATGAAGACTTGGATATTGCTTGGCGCGCCCAGCGTAAAGGCTGGAAAGGCTTTTATGCCCCCTTGGCAGTGGCATATCACGCCAGAGGCGCTACCTTAAGAAAAGAAGCTGTAAGTGGGAAAATTTTTGCCAGAGCAAGTATAAGCGACAGCTTATTAGCCGACTTGATAAAAAATAGATATCTTGCTATTATTAAGAACGAGTCGCTCTTAGGGTTTTTATGGCATTTACCGGAAATACTAATCTATGATTGCGCTGCTTGGTCGTATTGTTTGTTATTCAGGCCTGGCGCAGCAGTAATATTTTTATCACGCTTAAAAATAATTCAGTACGCGTTAAAGAAGCGATTGGCCAAGAAATGA
- a CDS encoding redox-sensing transcriptional repressor Rex, whose product MKKPPEISISRLSLYLRFLDDYLRQKGLNATISSEELAQQLDLNPHQIRKDLSYFGKFGSPGVGYRAQELKSRVSEILGLRRKWNLCICGSGNLGAALAAYEGFKKMNLHIVALFDNDPLKIGKKFQGIDVYSTKGMASVLAWLKVDIAIIAVPQEAAQALADKLADAGVKAILNFAPVSLSSSKEIKIRNMDVAAELLNLTYFLSTAR is encoded by the coding sequence ATGAAAAAGCCTCCGGAAATATCAATTAGCCGTTTAAGCCTGTATCTGAGGTTTTTGGATGATTACCTGCGCCAAAAAGGCCTGAATGCCACAATTAGCTCTGAAGAATTAGCTCAACAACTTGACCTTAATCCGCATCAAATCCGCAAAGATCTTTCATACTTTGGTAAATTCGGCTCTCCCGGAGTGGGGTATCGGGCCCAAGAGTTAAAGTCCAGGGTTTCTGAGATTTTGGGCTTACGCAGGAAATGGAATTTATGTATTTGCGGAAGCGGGAATCTGGGGGCAGCCTTAGCCGCTTATGAAGGGTTTAAGAAAATGAATTTACACATCGTAGCTTTATTTGACAATGATCCGCTTAAAATAGGAAAAAAGTTTCAAGGGATCGATGTCTATAGCACTAAAGGCATGGCTTCGGTGTTAGCTTGGCTTAAAGTGGATATTGCCATTATTGCTGTGCCCCAAGAAGCGGCCCAGGCGCTTGCCGATAAATTAGCGGACGCAGGGGTTAAGGCTATACTTAACTTTGCCCCGGTTTCTCTCTCATCTTCCAAAGAAATAAAAATAAGAAACATGGATGTGGCGGCAGAATTGCTTAACCTCACCTATTTTTTATCCACCGCAAGATAA
- a CDS encoding ATP-grasp domain-containing protein: MTYDLKTEYKFKENDPPDANAEFDHPSTIEVIANAIESQGFKVKKIGNAYNVMEGMGKLGVDIVFNISEGISGRNRESQVPLLLEMSGVPFVGSDALTLGLTLDKVMAKKIFISEKIPTPKFFEIKSLDALVDSDHLHYPLIVKPRFEGSSKGLTESSRVENMEELKKQADQIINMYKQPALIEEFIVGQEFTVALVGNDPVEVLPPVQIKIDGKLKLNEKFYTFSRITSDRLEYICPAKISAELRDKISQIALKVYNAVECCDFGRVDFRVTNDGHPYVLEINPLPSLSTEDVFQIVARETGISYEQIIGKILNAALKRHNLN; this comes from the coding sequence TTGACCTACGATTTAAAAACAGAATATAAATTCAAAGAAAACGACCCGCCTGACGCAAACGCCGAGTTTGACCATCCGTCTACCATCGAGGTTATCGCAAACGCCATTGAATCTCAAGGTTTTAAGGTAAAAAAAATCGGAAACGCCTATAATGTTATGGAAGGTATGGGCAAATTAGGCGTGGATATCGTGTTTAATATTTCTGAAGGCATTTCCGGAAGAAACCGTGAATCACAGGTTCCTCTTTTGCTGGAAATGTCCGGGGTGCCTTTTGTGGGATCGGATGCCTTAACTTTAGGCTTAACCTTGGATAAGGTCATGGCCAAAAAAATATTTATCTCGGAGAAAATACCTACCCCGAAATTCTTTGAAATAAAATCCCTGGATGCTTTAGTGGATTCAGACCACCTGCATTATCCCTTGATCGTTAAACCTCGCTTTGAAGGCTCGTCCAAAGGATTAACCGAAAGCTCGCGTGTGGAAAATATGGAGGAGCTTAAGAAACAAGCAGATCAAATTATAAATATGTATAAGCAGCCTGCTCTTATTGAAGAATTTATTGTCGGCCAGGAATTTACAGTTGCCCTGGTGGGAAATGACCCGGTTGAAGTTTTGCCTCCGGTGCAGATCAAGATAGACGGAAAATTAAAACTCAATGAGAAATTTTATACCTTTTCGCGGATCACCTCTGATCGTTTGGAATATATTTGCCCGGCTAAGATAAGCGCAGAATTAAGAGATAAGATATCGCAGATAGCTTTAAAGGTATATAATGCGGTTGAATGCTGTGATTTCGGCAGGGTGGATTTTAGGGTCACAAACGACGGGCATCCTTATGTCTTAGAGATCAATCCTTTACCTTCGCTTTCCACGGAAGATGTTTTTCAAATAGTAGCCAGAGAAACAGGTATATCTTATGAACAGATTATCGGCAAGATTTTAAACGCGGCCCTAAAAAGGCACAACCTGAATTAA
- a CDS encoding ATP-grasp domain-containing protein, with product MKVALTYNLKKKDETKPIDYFSEFDTQDTINAIVGALQSRGHDVTPVEAEYENLFSFFKNNKVDMVFNVAEGKSGKMRESEIPALLEYLRIPHTGSNTFSLAIALNKAVTKKILSAENIPTPRYQLFSKTDEELNPELKFPLIVKPNCEGSAKGINKTSVVHDQGELSREVYRVISVYHQEALVEEFINGREFTVGILEDDKTTILPVMEIDFASCEKSGEYFYSWRMKEYQGNAELGLTPTFHCPAALDKETERKIKEVALRTHHAIGCFDISRTDIRLSEDNIPYVLEINPLPGLSPRDSNFPLMAYANGMRYEDLIEAILKSACKRKEKIEPA from the coding sequence ATGAAAGTCGCCCTGACTTATAATTTAAAGAAAAAAGACGAGACCAAGCCCATAGATTATTTCTCCGAGTTTGATACTCAGGATACAATTAATGCTATAGTAGGCGCCCTCCAATCCCGCGGGCATGATGTAACCCCGGTTGAAGCAGAGTATGAAAATCTTTTTAGCTTCTTCAAAAATAATAAGGTTGATATGGTTTTTAATGTTGCCGAAGGAAAATCCGGGAAGATGCGCGAGTCAGAGATCCCGGCGCTTTTGGAGTATTTACGAATTCCGCACACAGGCTCCAATACTTTTTCTCTGGCCATTGCCTTAAATAAGGCGGTTACCAAGAAAATATTAAGCGCGGAGAATATTCCTACTCCGCGTTATCAGCTTTTTAGCAAGACAGACGAAGAGCTGAATCCAGAACTTAAGTTTCCTTTGATTGTAAAGCCCAATTGCGAAGGCTCTGCCAAAGGGATTAATAAAACAAGCGTTGTGCATGATCAGGGTGAATTATCCCGGGAAGTATACAGAGTAATTTCTGTTTATCATCAGGAAGCGTTAGTAGAGGAATTTATCAATGGCAGAGAATTTACCGTCGGGATATTAGAAGATGATAAAACCACTATTTTGCCGGTGATGGAAATAGATTTTGCAAGCTGTGAAAAAAGCGGGGAATATTTTTATTCCTGGAGGATGAAAGAATACCAGGGCAATGCTGAGTTAGGCCTTACTCCCACATTTCATTGCCCGGCGGCCCTTGATAAAGAAACCGAAAGAAAAATAAAAGAAGTGGCTCTCAGGACGCATCATGCCATTGGATGTTTTGATATTTCGCGTACTGATATACGCTTGAGCGAAGATAATATTCCTTATGTCTTGGAAATCAATCCTTTGCCGGGTTTATCCCCCAGAGATTCCAATTTCCCCTTGATGGCGTATGCCAATGGCATGCGTTATGAAGATCTAATTGAGGCGATCCTTAAGAGCGCCTGCAAAAGAAAGGAAAAAATTGAGCCAGCTTGA
- a CDS encoding KamA family radical SAM protein — protein sequence MSQLDNSQGNSALETQKQQVEFSPSIRTSRRSRDYQQIGIYKDVNPLDWEDWHWQIKNRVCTRDVLSQIIRLTADEEKGIEKAKGRLSMAITPYWAALLDADDPQCPIRRQAVPVKDESAVSAHEMTDPCAEDRDSPAPHLVHRYPDRALLLATDHCAMYCRHCTRRRLVGDHVEEKTNGVDKFDAAIEYLSQNKKIRDVLISGGDPLFLEDEQLESLIQRIRAISHIEFLRIGTRIPVTLPQRITENLVNMLKKYSPIWMSIHFNHPKEITKRCKIACDMLADSGIPLGSQSVLLKGINDRPYIMRKLVHELLQVRVRPYYIYQCDPVKGTQHFRTPVATGINIMEKLRGHTSGYAVPTYVIDGPGGGGKIPVGPNYILSQAKGKYVLRNYKGKIYTYLE from the coding sequence TTGAGCCAGCTTGATAACTCCCAAGGAAACAGCGCTTTAGAGACACAAAAGCAGCAGGTGGAATTTTCTCCTTCGATACGAACCTCCAGAAGATCCAGAGATTATCAGCAGATTGGGATCTACAAAGATGTCAATCCGTTAGATTGGGAGGATTGGCATTGGCAGATCAAGAACAGGGTTTGCACCAGAGATGTCCTTTCGCAGATAATCCGCTTGACAGCTGATGAGGAAAAAGGGATTGAAAAAGCTAAGGGTAGATTATCCATGGCGATTACTCCTTATTGGGCGGCGCTTTTGGATGCAGATGACCCGCAGTGCCCGATTAGAAGGCAGGCTGTGCCGGTAAAAGACGAGTCAGCTGTTTCCGCGCATGAAATGACTGATCCTTGCGCCGAAGACAGGGATTCTCCGGCGCCGCATTTGGTGCATCGTTATCCCGACAGGGCGCTTTTATTGGCAACTGATCATTGCGCGATGTACTGCCGCCACTGCACCCGCAGGCGTTTAGTGGGAGACCATGTTGAAGAAAAAACCAATGGAGTGGACAAATTTGACGCGGCAATCGAATATTTAAGCCAGAATAAGAAAATAAGGGATGTGCTTATTTCCGGAGGAGACCCGCTTTTCTTGGAAGATGAGCAGTTAGAATCTTTGATCCAAAGGATCCGGGCCATTTCGCATATTGAATTTTTGCGCATTGGAACGCGCATTCCGGTTACCTTGCCGCAACGCATTACCGAAAATCTGGTGAATATGCTTAAGAAATATTCGCCCATTTGGATGAGCATACACTTTAACCATCCCAAAGAAATTACCAAGCGTTGCAAGATCGCCTGCGATATGCTGGCGGATTCAGGTATTCCTTTGGGAAGTCAGTCTGTGCTTTTAAAAGGCATCAATGACCGGCCGTATATCATGAGAAAATTGGTGCATGAATTACTGCAAGTTCGAGTTAGGCCGTATTATATTTACCAGTGCGATCCGGTTAAAGGCACCCAGCATTTCCGCACTCCGGTTGCCACGGGCATTAACATCATGGAAAAACTGCGCGGGCATACTTCAGGTTACGCGGTTCCTACTTATGTAATTGATGGTCCTGGAGGAGGCGGTAAGATCCCGGTGGGCCCTAATTACATTCTTTCCCAGGCTAAGGGAAAATATGTGTTACGCAATTACAAGGGCAAGATTTATACCTATCTAGAGTAA